In Zingiber officinale cultivar Zhangliang chromosome 6A, Zo_v1.1, whole genome shotgun sequence, a single genomic region encodes these proteins:
- the LOC121996343 gene encoding uncharacterized protein LOC121996343 isoform X1, protein MGSLFEAAAGGATPPKRIPHLRPSAPATSSLHRLTRFLLSDKVGYLHWVFTVAAFLFVVALFQAFLPGSPDEGPDGGTGSPHLGEIGRLEFGDGIRFVPSKLLERWERERREANLSAIEGFAGRSRRTYGLRKPLLALVVPNLFPDAMQLQTISIAVVLKEIGYDIQIFSFEDGPVESVWSTIGLSVRILPTTTIQETTVDWLNYDGILVNSMISKPVISCLLQEPFRNVPVIWTINEKFLAFHLRKYGENGQVKVWNEWKQIFSRASVIVFSTHIMPMMYSSLDAGNFMVIPGCPTEAWEADNLVTWKEHNEPKIGYTQEDFVIAIVGGEFSYSGLLLEHALILEAIKPLLQQFKHVNSSLRICILNANLTTVHRNILEAIARNGGFSSIIMENIVADGNMNDFINAADIVLYGSFLEEQSIPTVLIRAMSLGKLVVAPDLSMISKYVDNGVNAYLFPKDKVGMVSKILLEVVSNGKLSPLAQQVASLGKERARNLMASETILGYVSLLEKVLNYPSEIAIPKPVDEIPIRLQKEWQWDLFVNVRTISNLNLSIRSYQMLEGLEEPLNHGSFGNTSADADKIFSSIVWEDEKEIEMVIAKIRIQEEELKDRTDQPHGTWDEVYRSVKRADRARNELHERDDRELERTGQPLCIYEPYFGQGAWPFLRRTSLYRGIGLQSSKGRRPGADDIDASSRLPLLSDSYYRDVLGEYGAFFALGYHIDRVHKNAWIGFQSWRASAKKLSLSKEAETKLLKAIQTQRHGDAFYFWVGMDKDPRNSQQMAFWDFCDAINAGNCRFAVAEILRKMYGIQADWNSLPQMPNDGDSWSVTNSWVLPTRSFLEFVMFSRMFVDVMDRMIYDEHRTSGHCFLSISKDGHCYSRLLELLVNVWAYHSARRMVYVNPESGAMEEQHRLKNRRGQMWIKWFSYATLKSMDEDLAEEADSDRPSRRWLWPSTGEVVWQGVYERERNMRHKQKERRKQQSRDKIQRIKKRARQKTLGKYIKPSPDDVVDSNTTEVR, encoded by the exons CCGATGGGGGCACGGGCTCGCCCCATCTGGGCGAGATCGGGAGGCTGGAGTTCGGGGATGGTATCCGGTTCGTTCCCTCCAAGCTGCTGGAGAGGTGGGAGAGGGAGAGACGGGAGGCGAATTTGTCAGCGATCGAAGGTTTTGCTGGAAGGTCGCGACGGACCTACGGGCTGAGAAAGCCGCTGCTTGCCTTG GTGGTTCCGAATCTCTTTCCCGACGCCATGCAGCTGCAGACGATCAGCATTGCTGTCGTCCTTAAGGAGATCGGCTACGATATCCAG ATTTTCTCATTTGAAGATGGTCCTGTTGAGTCTGTTTGGAGTACTATTGGGCTATCGGTTAGAATCCTGCCTACTACAACGATTCAGGAAACCACTGTAGATTGGTTAAA CTATGATGGCATTCTTGTGAATTCTATGATTTCAAAACCGGTGATTTCATG TCTTTTGCAGGAGCCTTTTAGGAACGTACCTGTCATCTGGACCATCAATGAAAAATTCCTGGCATTTCATCTACGTAAATATGGTGAGAATGGTCAAGTTAAGGTTTGGAATGAGTGGAAACAAATTTTCAGCAGAGCTTCTGTTATAGTGTTCTCAACACACATAATGCCG ATGATGTACTCATCACTAGATGCTGGTAACTTTATGGTTATTCCTGGTTGTCCTACTGAAGCATGGGAAGCAGATAATTTAGTCACATGGAAAGAACATAATGAACCAAAAATTGGCTATACACAAGAGGACTTTGTTATTGCTATTGTTGGCGGAGAATTTTCATATAGTGGCCTGTTGCTAGAGCATGCTCTAATTTTGGAAGCAATAAAACCACTACTCCAACAGTTTAAGCATGTGAATTCTTCTTTGAGAATTTGCATTCTGAATGCTAATCTAACAACTGTGCATAGGAATATTTTGGAG GCAATTGCTAGGAATGGTGGTTTTTCAAGCATCATTATGGAGAATATTGTTGCTGATGGAAACATGAACGACTTCATCAATGCTGCAGATATTGTGCTATATGGGTCTTTTCTTGAGGAACAATCCATCCCTACTGTTCTTATACGAGCTATGTCTCTGGGAAAACTGGTTGTTGCTCCTGACTTGAGCATGATTAGCAAATAT GTTGACAATGGGGTAAATGCATATCTTTTCCCCAAAGATAAAGTTGGCATGGTGAGTAAGATACTACTTGAAGTGGTTTCAAATGGAAAATTGTCTCCATTGGCACAACAAGTTGCATCACTAGGAAAGGAACGTGCCAGAAATCTAATGGCATCTGAAACTATTCTAGGGTATGTTTCATTGTTGGAAAAGGTTCTCAATTATCCATCAGAAATTGCAATTCCTAAACCTGTTGACGAGATTCCTATAAGACTACAAAAAGAATGGCAATGGGATCTTTTTGTGAATGTAAGAACCATCAGCAATCTCAATCTAAGCATTAGAAGTTACCAAATGTTGGAAGGGCTTGAGGAGCCACTGAATCATGGCAGTTTTGGTAATACTTCTGCAGATGCTGACAAAATATTTTCCTCTATAGTGTGGGAGGATGAGAAAGAAATCGAAATGGTGATTGCCAAAATACGGATTCAAGAAGAAGAG TTGAAAGATAGGACTGATCAACCTCATGGAACATGGGATGAAGTTTACAGGAGCGTTAAAAGAGCTGATAGGGCTAGAAATGAATTGCATGAGCGAGATGACAGGGAGCTTGAGCGAACAGGTCAACCCCTGTGCATATATGAACCTTATTTTGGTCAAGGGGCTTGGCCTTTTCTTCGTCGTACCTCACTTTACCGTGGAATTGGCTTA CAGTCCTCGAAAGGCCGAAGACCTGGAGCTGATGACATAGATGCTTCCTCACGTCTTCCACTTCTTAGTGATTCATACTACAGAGATGTGCTTGGTGAATATGGAGCATTCTTTGCTTTAGGTTACCACATTGATCGTGTACATAAGAATGCTTGGATTGGTTTCCAGTCGTGGAGAGCTTCAGCTAAAAAG CTTAGTTTATCTAAAGAAGCAGAAACAAAACTCTTGAAGGCCATTCAAACACAAAGGCATGGAGATGCTTTCTACTTTTGGGTTGGGATGGACAAAGATCCAAGAAATAGCCAACAAATGGCTTTTTGGGATTTTTGTGATGCAATAAATGCTGGAAATTGCAG GTTTGCTGTTGCTGAGATTCTTCGGAAGATGTATGGTATACAAGCTGATTGGAATTCATTACCTCAAATGCCAAATGATGGGGATTCATGGTCTGTTACAAATAGCTGGGTTTTGCCTACAAGGTCCTTCCTGGAGTTCGTAATGTTTTCCAG AATGTTTGTTGATGTAATGGATAGGATGATTTATGATGAACACCGCACTAGTGGGCATTGTTTTTTGAGCATATCCAAG GACGGACATTGCTATTCTCGCCTTCTGGAGTTGCTTGTGAATGTGTGGGCATATCATAGCGCTCGGCGGATGGTGTATGTAAACCCGGAGTCTGGTGCTATGGAGGAACAGCACAGGCTGAAGAACAGGAGAGGCCAGATGTGGATCAAGTGGTTCTCCTATGCCACTCTAAAATCCATGGATGAGGATCTCGCAGAGGAAGCCGATTCTGACCGTCCTTCCCGGAGATGGCTGTGGCCTTCGACTGGTGAGGTAGTTTGGCAGGGTGTATACGAGCGCGAGCGGAACATGAGGCACAAGCAGAAAGAGCGGCGAAAACAACAGAGCAGAGATAAGATTCAAAGAATAAAGAAGAGGGCGAGGCAAAAGACACTCGGTAAGTACATCAAACCATCTCCGGATGACGTCGTCGATTCCAACACTACTGAAGTCCGGTGA
- the LOC121996343 gene encoding uncharacterized protein LOC121996343 isoform X2 — MGSLFEAAAGGATPPKRIPHLRPSAPATSSLHRLTRFLLSDKVGYLHWVFTVAAFLFVVALFQAFLPGSPDEGPDGGTGSPHLGEIGRLEFGDGIRFVPSKLLERWERERREANLSAIEGFAGRSRRTYGLRKPLLALVVPNLFPDAMQLQTISIAVVLKEIGYDIQIFSFEDGPVESVWSTIGLSVRILPTTTIQETTVDWLNYDGILVNSMISKPVISCLLQEPFRNVPVIWTINEKFLAFHLRKYGENGQVKVWNEWKQIFSRASVIVFSTHIMPMMYSSLDAGNFMVIPGCPTEAWEADNLVTWKEHNEPKIGYTQEDFVIAIVGGEFSYSGLLLEHALILEAIKPLLQQFKHVNSSLRICILNANLTTVHRNILEAIARNGGFSSIIMENIVADGNMNDFINAADIVLYGSFLEEQSIPTVLIRAMSLGKLVVAPDLSMISKYVDNGVNAYLFPKDKVGMVSKILLEVVSNGKLSPLAQQVASLGKERARNLMASETILGYVSLLEKVLNYPSEIAIPKPVDEIPIRLQKEWQWDLFVNVRTISNLNLSIRSYQMLEGLEEPLNHGSFGNTSADADKIFSSIVWEDEKEIEMVIAKIRIQEEELKDRTDQPHGTWDEVYRSVKRADRARNELHERDDRELERTGQPLCIYEPYFGQGAWPFLRRTSLYRGIGLSSKGRRPGADDIDASSRLPLLSDSYYRDVLGEYGAFFALGYHIDRVHKNAWIGFQSWRASAKKLSLSKEAETKLLKAIQTQRHGDAFYFWVGMDKDPRNSQQMAFWDFCDAINAGNCRFAVAEILRKMYGIQADWNSLPQMPNDGDSWSVTNSWVLPTRSFLEFVMFSRMFVDVMDRMIYDEHRTSGHCFLSISKDGHCYSRLLELLVNVWAYHSARRMVYVNPESGAMEEQHRLKNRRGQMWIKWFSYATLKSMDEDLAEEADSDRPSRRWLWPSTGEVVWQGVYERERNMRHKQKERRKQQSRDKIQRIKKRARQKTLGKYIKPSPDDVVDSNTTEVR, encoded by the exons CCGATGGGGGCACGGGCTCGCCCCATCTGGGCGAGATCGGGAGGCTGGAGTTCGGGGATGGTATCCGGTTCGTTCCCTCCAAGCTGCTGGAGAGGTGGGAGAGGGAGAGACGGGAGGCGAATTTGTCAGCGATCGAAGGTTTTGCTGGAAGGTCGCGACGGACCTACGGGCTGAGAAAGCCGCTGCTTGCCTTG GTGGTTCCGAATCTCTTTCCCGACGCCATGCAGCTGCAGACGATCAGCATTGCTGTCGTCCTTAAGGAGATCGGCTACGATATCCAG ATTTTCTCATTTGAAGATGGTCCTGTTGAGTCTGTTTGGAGTACTATTGGGCTATCGGTTAGAATCCTGCCTACTACAACGATTCAGGAAACCACTGTAGATTGGTTAAA CTATGATGGCATTCTTGTGAATTCTATGATTTCAAAACCGGTGATTTCATG TCTTTTGCAGGAGCCTTTTAGGAACGTACCTGTCATCTGGACCATCAATGAAAAATTCCTGGCATTTCATCTACGTAAATATGGTGAGAATGGTCAAGTTAAGGTTTGGAATGAGTGGAAACAAATTTTCAGCAGAGCTTCTGTTATAGTGTTCTCAACACACATAATGCCG ATGATGTACTCATCACTAGATGCTGGTAACTTTATGGTTATTCCTGGTTGTCCTACTGAAGCATGGGAAGCAGATAATTTAGTCACATGGAAAGAACATAATGAACCAAAAATTGGCTATACACAAGAGGACTTTGTTATTGCTATTGTTGGCGGAGAATTTTCATATAGTGGCCTGTTGCTAGAGCATGCTCTAATTTTGGAAGCAATAAAACCACTACTCCAACAGTTTAAGCATGTGAATTCTTCTTTGAGAATTTGCATTCTGAATGCTAATCTAACAACTGTGCATAGGAATATTTTGGAG GCAATTGCTAGGAATGGTGGTTTTTCAAGCATCATTATGGAGAATATTGTTGCTGATGGAAACATGAACGACTTCATCAATGCTGCAGATATTGTGCTATATGGGTCTTTTCTTGAGGAACAATCCATCCCTACTGTTCTTATACGAGCTATGTCTCTGGGAAAACTGGTTGTTGCTCCTGACTTGAGCATGATTAGCAAATAT GTTGACAATGGGGTAAATGCATATCTTTTCCCCAAAGATAAAGTTGGCATGGTGAGTAAGATACTACTTGAAGTGGTTTCAAATGGAAAATTGTCTCCATTGGCACAACAAGTTGCATCACTAGGAAAGGAACGTGCCAGAAATCTAATGGCATCTGAAACTATTCTAGGGTATGTTTCATTGTTGGAAAAGGTTCTCAATTATCCATCAGAAATTGCAATTCCTAAACCTGTTGACGAGATTCCTATAAGACTACAAAAAGAATGGCAATGGGATCTTTTTGTGAATGTAAGAACCATCAGCAATCTCAATCTAAGCATTAGAAGTTACCAAATGTTGGAAGGGCTTGAGGAGCCACTGAATCATGGCAGTTTTGGTAATACTTCTGCAGATGCTGACAAAATATTTTCCTCTATAGTGTGGGAGGATGAGAAAGAAATCGAAATGGTGATTGCCAAAATACGGATTCAAGAAGAAGAG TTGAAAGATAGGACTGATCAACCTCATGGAACATGGGATGAAGTTTACAGGAGCGTTAAAAGAGCTGATAGGGCTAGAAATGAATTGCATGAGCGAGATGACAGGGAGCTTGAGCGAACAGGTCAACCCCTGTGCATATATGAACCTTATTTTGGTCAAGGGGCTTGGCCTTTTCTTCGTCGTACCTCACTTTACCGTGGAATTGGCTTA TCCTCGAAAGGCCGAAGACCTGGAGCTGATGACATAGATGCTTCCTCACGTCTTCCACTTCTTAGTGATTCATACTACAGAGATGTGCTTGGTGAATATGGAGCATTCTTTGCTTTAGGTTACCACATTGATCGTGTACATAAGAATGCTTGGATTGGTTTCCAGTCGTGGAGAGCTTCAGCTAAAAAG CTTAGTTTATCTAAAGAAGCAGAAACAAAACTCTTGAAGGCCATTCAAACACAAAGGCATGGAGATGCTTTCTACTTTTGGGTTGGGATGGACAAAGATCCAAGAAATAGCCAACAAATGGCTTTTTGGGATTTTTGTGATGCAATAAATGCTGGAAATTGCAG GTTTGCTGTTGCTGAGATTCTTCGGAAGATGTATGGTATACAAGCTGATTGGAATTCATTACCTCAAATGCCAAATGATGGGGATTCATGGTCTGTTACAAATAGCTGGGTTTTGCCTACAAGGTCCTTCCTGGAGTTCGTAATGTTTTCCAG AATGTTTGTTGATGTAATGGATAGGATGATTTATGATGAACACCGCACTAGTGGGCATTGTTTTTTGAGCATATCCAAG GACGGACATTGCTATTCTCGCCTTCTGGAGTTGCTTGTGAATGTGTGGGCATATCATAGCGCTCGGCGGATGGTGTATGTAAACCCGGAGTCTGGTGCTATGGAGGAACAGCACAGGCTGAAGAACAGGAGAGGCCAGATGTGGATCAAGTGGTTCTCCTATGCCACTCTAAAATCCATGGATGAGGATCTCGCAGAGGAAGCCGATTCTGACCGTCCTTCCCGGAGATGGCTGTGGCCTTCGACTGGTGAGGTAGTTTGGCAGGGTGTATACGAGCGCGAGCGGAACATGAGGCACAAGCAGAAAGAGCGGCGAAAACAACAGAGCAGAGATAAGATTCAAAGAATAAAGAAGAGGGCGAGGCAAAAGACACTCGGTAAGTACATCAAACCATCTCCGGATGACGTCGTCGATTCCAACACTACTGAAGTCCGGTGA
- the LOC121996343 gene encoding uncharacterized protein LOC121996343 isoform X3, producing MGSLFEAAAGGATPPKRIPHLRPSAPATSSLHRLTRFLLSDKVGYLHWVFTVAAFLFVVALFQAFLPGSPDEGPDGGTGSPHLGEIGRLEFGDGIRFVPSKLLERWERERREANLSAIEGFAGRSRRTYGLRKPLLALVVPNLFPDAMQLQTISIAVVLKEIGYDIQIFSFEDGPVESVWSTIGLSVFYHPLYSYDGILVNSMISKPVISCLLQEPFRNVPVIWTINEKFLAFHLRKYGENGQVKVWNEWKQIFSRASVIVFSTHIMPMMYSSLDAGNFMVIPGCPTEAWEADNLVTWKEHNEPKIGYTQEDFVIAIVGGEFSYSGLLLEHALILEAIKPLLQQFKHVNSSLRICILNANLTTVHRNILEAIARNGGFSSIIMENIVADGNMNDFINAADIVLYGSFLEEQSIPTVLIRAMSLGKLVVAPDLSMISKYVDNGVNAYLFPKDKVGMVSKILLEVVSNGKLSPLAQQVASLGKERARNLMASETILGYVSLLEKVLNYPSEIAIPKPVDEIPIRLQKEWQWDLFVNVRTISNLNLSIRSYQMLEGLEEPLNHGSFGNTSADADKIFSSIVWEDEKEIEMVIAKIRIQEEELKDRTDQPHGTWDEVYRSVKRADRARNELHERDDRELERTGQPLCIYEPYFGQGAWPFLRRTSLYRGIGLQSSKGRRPGADDIDASSRLPLLSDSYYRDVLGEYGAFFALGYHIDRVHKNAWIGFQSWRASAKKLSLSKEAETKLLKAIQTQRHGDAFYFWVGMDKDPRNSQQMAFWDFCDAINAGNCRFAVAEILRKMYGIQADWNSLPQMPNDGDSWSVTNSWVLPTRSFLEFVMFSRMFVDVMDRMIYDEHRTSGHCFLSISKDGHCYSRLLELLVNVWAYHSARRMVYVNPESGAMEEQHRLKNRRGQMWIKWFSYATLKSMDEDLAEEADSDRPSRRWLWPSTGEVVWQGVYERERNMRHKQKERRKQQSRDKIQRIKKRARQKTLGKYIKPSPDDVVDSNTTEVR from the exons CCGATGGGGGCACGGGCTCGCCCCATCTGGGCGAGATCGGGAGGCTGGAGTTCGGGGATGGTATCCGGTTCGTTCCCTCCAAGCTGCTGGAGAGGTGGGAGAGGGAGAGACGGGAGGCGAATTTGTCAGCGATCGAAGGTTTTGCTGGAAGGTCGCGACGGACCTACGGGCTGAGAAAGCCGCTGCTTGCCTTG GTGGTTCCGAATCTCTTTCCCGACGCCATGCAGCTGCAGACGATCAGCATTGCTGTCGTCCTTAAGGAGATCGGCTACGATATCCAG ATTTTCTCATTTGAAGATGGTCCTGTTGAGTCTGTTTGGAGTACTATTGGGCTATCG GTTTTTTATCATCCTTTGTACAGCTATGATGGCATTCTTGTGAATTCTATGATTTCAAAACCGGTGATTTCATG TCTTTTGCAGGAGCCTTTTAGGAACGTACCTGTCATCTGGACCATCAATGAAAAATTCCTGGCATTTCATCTACGTAAATATGGTGAGAATGGTCAAGTTAAGGTTTGGAATGAGTGGAAACAAATTTTCAGCAGAGCTTCTGTTATAGTGTTCTCAACACACATAATGCCG ATGATGTACTCATCACTAGATGCTGGTAACTTTATGGTTATTCCTGGTTGTCCTACTGAAGCATGGGAAGCAGATAATTTAGTCACATGGAAAGAACATAATGAACCAAAAATTGGCTATACACAAGAGGACTTTGTTATTGCTATTGTTGGCGGAGAATTTTCATATAGTGGCCTGTTGCTAGAGCATGCTCTAATTTTGGAAGCAATAAAACCACTACTCCAACAGTTTAAGCATGTGAATTCTTCTTTGAGAATTTGCATTCTGAATGCTAATCTAACAACTGTGCATAGGAATATTTTGGAG GCAATTGCTAGGAATGGTGGTTTTTCAAGCATCATTATGGAGAATATTGTTGCTGATGGAAACATGAACGACTTCATCAATGCTGCAGATATTGTGCTATATGGGTCTTTTCTTGAGGAACAATCCATCCCTACTGTTCTTATACGAGCTATGTCTCTGGGAAAACTGGTTGTTGCTCCTGACTTGAGCATGATTAGCAAATAT GTTGACAATGGGGTAAATGCATATCTTTTCCCCAAAGATAAAGTTGGCATGGTGAGTAAGATACTACTTGAAGTGGTTTCAAATGGAAAATTGTCTCCATTGGCACAACAAGTTGCATCACTAGGAAAGGAACGTGCCAGAAATCTAATGGCATCTGAAACTATTCTAGGGTATGTTTCATTGTTGGAAAAGGTTCTCAATTATCCATCAGAAATTGCAATTCCTAAACCTGTTGACGAGATTCCTATAAGACTACAAAAAGAATGGCAATGGGATCTTTTTGTGAATGTAAGAACCATCAGCAATCTCAATCTAAGCATTAGAAGTTACCAAATGTTGGAAGGGCTTGAGGAGCCACTGAATCATGGCAGTTTTGGTAATACTTCTGCAGATGCTGACAAAATATTTTCCTCTATAGTGTGGGAGGATGAGAAAGAAATCGAAATGGTGATTGCCAAAATACGGATTCAAGAAGAAGAG TTGAAAGATAGGACTGATCAACCTCATGGAACATGGGATGAAGTTTACAGGAGCGTTAAAAGAGCTGATAGGGCTAGAAATGAATTGCATGAGCGAGATGACAGGGAGCTTGAGCGAACAGGTCAACCCCTGTGCATATATGAACCTTATTTTGGTCAAGGGGCTTGGCCTTTTCTTCGTCGTACCTCACTTTACCGTGGAATTGGCTTA CAGTCCTCGAAAGGCCGAAGACCTGGAGCTGATGACATAGATGCTTCCTCACGTCTTCCACTTCTTAGTGATTCATACTACAGAGATGTGCTTGGTGAATATGGAGCATTCTTTGCTTTAGGTTACCACATTGATCGTGTACATAAGAATGCTTGGATTGGTTTCCAGTCGTGGAGAGCTTCAGCTAAAAAG CTTAGTTTATCTAAAGAAGCAGAAACAAAACTCTTGAAGGCCATTCAAACACAAAGGCATGGAGATGCTTTCTACTTTTGGGTTGGGATGGACAAAGATCCAAGAAATAGCCAACAAATGGCTTTTTGGGATTTTTGTGATGCAATAAATGCTGGAAATTGCAG GTTTGCTGTTGCTGAGATTCTTCGGAAGATGTATGGTATACAAGCTGATTGGAATTCATTACCTCAAATGCCAAATGATGGGGATTCATGGTCTGTTACAAATAGCTGGGTTTTGCCTACAAGGTCCTTCCTGGAGTTCGTAATGTTTTCCAG AATGTTTGTTGATGTAATGGATAGGATGATTTATGATGAACACCGCACTAGTGGGCATTGTTTTTTGAGCATATCCAAG GACGGACATTGCTATTCTCGCCTTCTGGAGTTGCTTGTGAATGTGTGGGCATATCATAGCGCTCGGCGGATGGTGTATGTAAACCCGGAGTCTGGTGCTATGGAGGAACAGCACAGGCTGAAGAACAGGAGAGGCCAGATGTGGATCAAGTGGTTCTCCTATGCCACTCTAAAATCCATGGATGAGGATCTCGCAGAGGAAGCCGATTCTGACCGTCCTTCCCGGAGATGGCTGTGGCCTTCGACTGGTGAGGTAGTTTGGCAGGGTGTATACGAGCGCGAGCGGAACATGAGGCACAAGCAGAAAGAGCGGCGAAAACAACAGAGCAGAGATAAGATTCAAAGAATAAAGAAGAGGGCGAGGCAAAAGACACTCGGTAAGTACATCAAACCATCTCCGGATGACGTCGTCGATTCCAACACTACTGAAGTCCGGTGA